The Papaver somniferum cultivar HN1 chromosome 3, ASM357369v1, whole genome shotgun sequence genome includes a region encoding these proteins:
- the LOC113357518 gene encoding uncharacterized protein LOC113357518 isoform X1 — protein MISVGRRGDDREVLGLGFGGGSRNEMMEEENELEEGEACFYHQEDGGNDNGDNFDPDVALSYLDDKVRDVLGHFQKDFEGGVSAENLGAKFGGYGSFLPTHQRSPSIWTHPTPQKVQNNGTPPSPNNLPLEGTRQKSTVPSSATLPEKLGQASTNVLPPLISRAPSGENSSKRDARICSMGSGEFTSKQEAVNRLSNPTDQKTLKVRLKVGPRDSMTQTIYSDFGLDISPSSSLEDSPVESGGFSPESQSTPEKSPTSILQLMTSFPVAGGSLLSPLSDSLVNLMERDNLRKYSRPGIAWKIKEEGSSLLEDEPHFTRGEEKVSGEKKMKSLEKSGRLMGLKNGHSKDAGNDISALLKKEIDMETPAGKELVSNPLKLPILSSSQSATDSGNGTSRTYDMAREVHKYTLKEKPFSSDHPKDEVRDSLGRQDVNRVGKRNANSLFDEVSEDKNLRSSNDVPDLLRKDHKKKSDKSDNSVPCDGVKGRKDVSGEPTDRAKEKVSRKATSLDRNGTKMAHGKDQLSSKGRKKSKGSEKNGNLSRDFHKECLKVGSSATLKDNQKIDGDIQTEAKLEGNTAHKDLGQSRESHRDYAADVKKEPAEGLLETPFRDRPNEIKSEVGEKETHSYAGKSKERPSGKKVDVLEASPKGAPSVAYRSTLNVPGSDPVPPVVPPLVIEEWVCCDKCEKWRLLPFGMNPSQLPKKWLCTMLTWLPGMNKCTFTEDETTSALYATVLNSQNNPLTRPSIVASGVALSEAQNPDLIRQENSVHSMPTVGNKKPKDRSNAAGSYTGLIPPSDLTRKDQQASNRGRSLNEANLISLESNQGNKGGFQQVSKSSDSGGEKQTQRSKEKRKLDRGDSFKHLKVKSKRETDNDGYKAVKKLKAEGLSSTCEDWNLDNGGTGKMNPNSNNGLPERLSEKNVEIHDEYPKEKHMQVSLDGGILDMGKSGTKDVVGKKRKATDWQESQSYPPETILHHTNHHVQDNKASAVKEMTSESERRKEKKAKVHKSDRKESRTSKGGDRTDKKGKTSRIVMTGGRDLVGNAREEESRGPIKDQQLGYEREKTISHRTQDGVDSLKRDIGYGQSSAASTSSSSKVSGSQKSKANFPEVKGSPVESVSSSPLRISNTDKRRKDDARNNCSPKRCSDGIGDDDSNRSGTVRKDKASSVVHRESVESSVLGYQGRDANHVSVGNASPSYKRDHRLGVGGVDSLDQHNQYSGEPTGKEHRYDEVRVNSNHRYANGSLPKKSAKTSSSRSEDQTKVSKFDLGKGKNKVPNLFNEQEELHSSNHSRYVDIEVNNRTPHQGEPRDINSNLQHKTGVQPSKDELNLSDKKSAGKWSSEVRRERLSKVVSHDGDLKSDVASLKFGRSNPNRPQNLMQDHETEKVTNQIYPERAEQIDIVSGKGKSQLLPHSGDKQETLSRCPRPVAGPSGGGDASKVPKQLRRPDNQNGTHHSSLKNCTINGSVNDRNAPSPARKDPTTQAASNALREAKDLKHSADRVKNFGSILETTGLYFQAALKFLHGASLYEAASNDGAKHAEMAQSLEVYSSTAKLCAFVAYEYERCKEMAAAALAYKCMELAHMRVIYFKHSGANKDRNELLTALQMAPPGESPSSSASDVDNLNQGALDKLASGKGVNSPHVAGNHVIVAKNRANFLRLLSFAEDVNLAMEASRKSHSAFAAAKVSMVEAKHEDGISSIKRVLNFNFHDVQGLLRLVRLAMEAISH, from the exons ATGATTTCAGTTGGGAGAAGAGGGGATGATAGGGAggtattagggttagggtttggTGGTGGTAGTAGAAACGAAATGATGGAAGAGGAGAATGAACTTGAAGAAGGTGAAGCTTGTTTTTATCACCAGGAAGATGGTGGTAATGATAATGGTGATAATTTTGACCCAGATGTTGCTCTTTCATACCTA GATGACAAAGTTCGAGATGTCTTGGGGCATTTTCAAAAGGATTTTGAAGGTGGGGTTTCTGCGGAGAATTTGG GTGCAAAATTTGGTGGTTATGGTTCATTTTTGCCCACTCATCAGCGCTCTCCTTCCATCTGGACTCATCCAACTCCACAGAAAGTTCAGAACAATGGCACACCACCATCTCCAAACAATTTGCCCTTGGAG GGTACTCGTCAGAAATCCACAGTCCCATCAAGTGCGACTCTACCTGAGAAGCTAGGACAAGCCTCTACAAATGTTCTACCACCACTTATCTCAAGAGCCCCATCTGGCGAAAACTCATCCAAGAGAGATGCTCGCATATGTTCCATGGGCTCTGGGGAATTCACTTCCAAACAAGAAGCTGTCAACAGACTGAGCAATCCAACAGATCAGAAAACACTGAAAGTTCGGCTTAAAGTGGGTCCTCGCGATAGTATGACACAAACAATTTACAGTGACTTCGGCCTTGACATCTCTCCATCCTCTTCGCTCGAGGACAGTCCGGTTGAAAGTGGAGGGTTTTCTCCTGAATCTCAAAGCACACCTGAGAAATCACCCACAAGTATACTTCAG CTGATGACGTCTTTCCCAGTTGCGGGTGGCTCTTTATTGTCTCCACTTTCTGATAGTCTTGTGAACTTGATGGAAAGGGATAATCTTCGGAAATACAGTAGGCCTGGCATTGCATGGAAAATTAAAGAAGAGGGATCTAGCTTGCTTGAAGATGAGCCTCATTTTACGAGAGGGGAGGAGAAAGTTTCcggagaaaagaaaatgaaatcgcTTGAGAAAAGTGGTAGGCTCATGGGACTGAAGAACGGGCATAGTAAGGATGCAGGAAATGATATTAGTGCACTTTTAAAAAAAGAAATAGACATGGAGACCCCAGCAGGCAAGGAACTTGTGTCTAACCCATTGAAGCTTCCCATTCTTTCCAGTTCACAATCTGCTACTGACTCAGGAAACGGCACTTCTAGGACATATGATATGGCAAGGGAGGTCCATAAGTATACTTTGAAGGAAAAACCTTTTTCCTCTGATCATCCAAAGGATGAAGTGCGAGATTCATTGGGAAGGCAGGATGTGAACCGGGTTGGAAAGCGTAATGCAAATAGCTTGTTTGACGAAGTTTCCGAAGATAAAAACTTAAGATCTAGTAATGATGTCCCGGATCTCTTAAGGAAAGATCATAAGAAGAAATCCGACAAAAGTGATAACTCTGTGCCATGTGATGGTGTAAAGGGAAGGAAGGATGTTAGTGGTGAACCCACCGATCGAGCAAAGGAGAAGGTTAGCAGGAAAGCTACATCATTGGATCGTAATGGGACTAAAATGGCTCATGGGAAGGACCAGTTGTCATCTAAGGGAAGAAAGAAATCCAAGGGAAGTGAAAAGAACGGAAACCTGTCTAGGGACTTCCATAAAGAATGTTTAAAGGTTGGTTCTTCGGCTACATTAAAAGATAATCAGAAGATTGATGGTGATATTCAAACTGAAGCTAAGCTAGAGGGTAATACAGCACACAAGGATTTAGGTCAGAGCAGAGAAAGCCATAGAGATTACGCTGCGGATGTTAAAAAGGAACCTGCAGAGGGTTTGCTGGAAACACCTTTTAGAGATAGACCTAACGAAATTAAGTCCGAGGTCGGTGAGAAAGAAACCCACTCATATGCTGGAAAATCAAAAGAGAGACCAAGTGGTAAGAAGGTTGATGTCTTGGAGGCCAGTCCTAAGGGGGCTCCATCCGTTGCTTACCGTTCAACACTAAACGTTCCTGGTAGTGATCCAGTTCCTCCTGTGGTGCCTCCGCTAGTTATAGAAGAATGGGTTTGCTGTGACAAGTGTGAGAAGTGGCGTCTACTACCATTTGGTATGAACCCGAGCCAGCTACCCAAAAAGTGGTTGTGTACTATGCTCACGTGGCT GCCTGGAATGAACAAATGTACTTTCACTGAAGACGAAACAACCAGTGCACTGTATGCCACTGTACTTAATTCTCAGAATAATCCTCTCACTCGGCCGTCTATAGTTGCTTCAGGAGTGGCATTGTCTGAAGCGCAGAATCCTGACCTTATCCGCCAAGAGAACAGTGTCCATTCGATGCCTACTGTTGGAAATAAAAAACCAAAAGATAGATCCAATGCAGCAGGTAGTTATACGGGTCTGATACCTCCGTCAGATCTTACCAGAAAGGACCAACAGGCATCTAATAGAGGCAGGAGCTTAAATGAGGCAAACCTCATCTCCTTGGAGTCCAATCAAGGAAACAAAGGTGGGTTTCAGCAAGTAAGTAAATCAAGCGACTCAGGGGGTGAAAAACAAACACAGAGATCAAAGGAGAAGCGCAAACTGGATAGAg GTGATTCTTTCAAGCATTTAAAAGTAAAAAGCAAACGGGAAACTGACAATGATGGATATAAAGCTGTTAAGAAACTAAAAGCTGAAGGCTTATCTAGTACTTGCGAGGATTGGAATTTGGATAATGGTGGTACTGGGAAGATGAATCCAAACTCAAACAATGGGTTACCAGAGAGGCTGAGCGAAAAGAATGTGGAGATACACGACGAATATCCAAAGGAGAAGCATATGCAGGTCTCTTTGGATGGTGGCATCCTGGATATGGGAAAATCTGGTACAAAGGATGTTGTTGGTAAGAAAAGAAAAGCTACAGATTGGCAGGAGAGTCAGTCCTATCCGCCAGAAACGATTCTACACCATACAAATCACCATGTCCAGGATAATAAAGCATCTGCAGTTAAAGAGATGACTAGTGAGAGTGAACGCAGGAAGGAAAAGAAGGCTAAAGTGCACAAGTCTGACAGAAAGGAGTCCAGAACTAGCAAAGGTGGTGATAGAACAGATAAAAAGGGGAAAACTTCCCGAATCGTCATGACAGGTGGTAGAGATCTAGTAGGGAATGCAAGAGAAGAGGAGAGTCGAGGGCCCATCAAGGACCAACAACTCGGATATGAAAGAGAGAAAACAATCTCTCACCGAACCCAGGATGGTGTAGATTCATTGAAAAGAGATATTGGATACGGACAATCATCTGCTGCTTCTACTTCAAGCTCTTCTAAGGTTTCAGGCTCCCAGAAAAGTAAAGCCAACTTCCCGGAGGTCAAGGGATCCCCTGTAGAGtcggtttcttcttctcctttgagAATTTCTAACActgataagagaaggaaagatGATGCAAGAAATAATTGTAGCCCTAAGAGATGCTCAGATGGCATAGGGGATGATGATAGCAATAGGTCAGGGACAGTAAGAAAGGATAAAGCTTCATCTGTTGTGCATCGTGAATCGGTGGAGTCATCTGTTCTTGGTTATCAGGGAAGGGATGCCAACCACGTGTCTGTTGGCAATGCAAGTCCTTCTTATAAACGCGACCATCGTCTGGGTGTTGGTGGTGTTGATTCCTTAGACCAACATAACCAGTATTCAGGTGAACCGACTGGTAAGGAGCACCGGTATGATGAGGTGAGAGTGAACAGCAATCACCGCTATGCTAatgggtctcttccaaagaagtcTGCAAAAACTTCCTCTTCGAGGTCTGAAGACCAGACAAAAGTTTCAAAATTTGATTTGGGTAAAGGTAAAAACAAAGTCCCCAATTTATTCAATGAGCAAGAGGAGTTGCATTCGTCAAACCACTCAAGGTATGTGGATATAGAAGTGAACAACCGCACACCTCATCAGGGGGAACCAAGAGACATAAATAGTAACCTCCAACACAAAACCGGTGTTCAGCCTTCAAAGGATGAGCTTAATTTATCGGACAAAAAATCTGCAGGAAAGTGGTCAAGTGAAGTTAGAAGAGAGAGATTGTCTAAAGTGGTAAGTCATGATGGAGATCTAAAATCCGATGTTGCATCCCTCAAGTTTGGCAGGTCTAATCCTAACCGACCGCAAAATCTGATGCAGGACCATGAAACTGAAAAAGTCACTAATCAGATTTATCCAGAAAGAGCTGAGCAAATAGACATAGTTTCTGGGAAAGGTAAGTCTCAACTGTTACCACATTCTGGAGATAAACAGGAAACACTTTCACGGTGTCCCAGACCGGTAGCTGGACCTTCAGGTGGAGGTGATGCATCTAAAGTGCCAAAACAACTGAGAAGGCCTGATAACCAAAATGGTACCCATCACAGTAGTTTGAAAAATTGCACAATTAATGGCTCTGTGAATGATCGTAATGCCCCTAGTCCAGCTCGAAAGGACCCCACAACTCAGGCTGCTTCAAATGCCTTGAGAGAAGCCAAGGACCTCAAGCACTCAGCTGATCGTGTTAAG AACTTCGGGTCCATTCTTGAAACTACCGGGCTATACTTCCAGGCTGCGTTGAAGTTTCTTCATGGGGCCTCGCTTTATGAAGCTGCCAGCAATGACGGTGCTAAACATGCGGAGATGGCTCAGTCACTGGAGGTGTATAGCAGCACTGCTAAACTCTGCGC GTTTGTCGCTTACGAGTATGAAAGATGCAAGGAAATGGCTGCTGCTGCTCTAGCTTACAAGTGCATGGAGTTGGCGCACATGAGGGTTATTTATTTCAAACATTCGGGTGCAAACAAAGATCGAAATGAGTTGCTAACGGCTCTACAAATGGCTCCTCCAG GTGAATCTCCATCATCATCTGCGTCGGATGTTGATAACTTAAACCAGGGAGCGCTGGACAAGCTTGCTTCAGGCAAGGGTGTGAACTCTCCCCATGTTGCTGGAAATCATGTCATCGTAGCTAAAAACCGCGCCAACTTTTTGCGATTGCTTAGTTTT GCGGAGGATGTAAACCTTGCAATGGAGGCCTCGAGAAAGTCACATAGTGCTTTTGCAGCTGCGAAAGTTAGCATGGTAGAGGCAAAACATGAGGATGGTATCTCTTCCATAAAAAGGGTCCTCAATTTCAACTTCCATGATGTACAGGGGTTACTACGTCTTGTACGACTAGCTATGGAAGCCATTAGCCATTGA
- the LOC113357518 gene encoding uncharacterized protein LOC113357518 isoform X2, with protein MISVGRRGDDREVLGLGFGGGSRNEMMEEENELEEGEACFYHQEDGGNDNGDNFDPDVALSYLDDKVRDVLGHFQKDFEGGVSAENLGAKFGGYGSFLPTHQRSPSIWTHPTPQKVQNNGTPPSPNNLPLEGTRQKSTVPSSATLPEKLGQASTNVLPPLISRAPSGENSSKRDARICSMGSGEFTSKQEAVNRLSNPTDQKTLKVRLKVGPRDSMTQTIYSDFGLDISPSSSLEDSPVESGGFSPESQSTPEKSPTSILQLMTSFPVAGGSLLSPLSDSLVNLMERDNLRKYSRPGIAWKIKEEGSSLLEDEPHFTRGEEKVSGEKKMKSLEKSGRLMGLKNGHSKDAGNDISALLKKEIDMETPAGKELVSNPLKLPILSSSQSATDSGNGTSRTYDMAREVHKYTLKEKPFSSDHPKDEVRDSLGRQDVNRVGKRNANSLFDEVSEDKNLRSSNDVPDLLRKDHKKKSDKSDNSVPCDGVKGRKDVSGEPTDRAKEKVSRKATSLDRNGTKMAHGKDQLSSKGRKKSKGSEKNGNLSRDFHKECLKVGSSATLKDNQKIDGDIQTEAKLEGNTAHKDLGQSRESHRDYAADVKKEPAEGLLETPFRDRPNEIKSEVGEKETHSYAGKSKERPSGKKVDVLEASPKGAPSVAYRSTLNVPGSDPVPPVVPPLVIEEWVCCDKCEKWRLLPFGMNPSQLPKKWLCTMLTWLPGMNKCTFTEDETTSALYATVLNSQNNPLTRPSIVASGVALSEAQNPDLIRQENSVHSMPTVGNKKPKDRSNAAGSYTGLIPPSDLTRKDQQASNRGRSLNEANLISLESNQGNKGGFQQVSKSSDSGGEKQTQRSKEKRKLDRGDSFKHLKVKSKRETDNDGYKAVKKLKAEGLSSTCEDWNLDNGGTGKMNPNSNNGLPERLSEKNVEIHDEYPKEKHMQVSLDGGILDMGKSGTKDVVGKKRKATDWQESQSYPPETILHHTNHHVQDNKASAVKEMTSESERRKEKKAKVHKSDRKESRTSKGGDRTDKKGKTSRIVMTGGRDLVGNAREEESRGPIKDQQLGYEREKTISHRTQDGVDSLKRDIGYGQSSAASTSSSSKVSGSQKSKANFPEVKGSPVESVSSSPLRISNTDKRRKDDARNNCSPKRCSDGIGDDDSNRSGTVRKDKASSVVHRESVESSVLGYQGRDANHVSVGNASPSYKRDHRLGVGGVDSLDQHNQYSGEPTGKEHRYDEVRVNSNHRYANGSLPKKSAKTSSSRSEDQTKVSKFDLGKGKNKVPNLFNEQEELHSSNHSRYVDIEVNNRTPHQGEPRDINSNLQHKTGVQPSKDELNLSDKKSAGKWSSEVRRERLSKVDHETEKVTNQIYPERAEQIDIVSGKGKSQLLPHSGDKQETLSRCPRPVAGPSGGGDASKVPKQLRRPDNQNGTHHSSLKNCTINGSVNDRNAPSPARKDPTTQAASNALREAKDLKHSADRVKNFGSILETTGLYFQAALKFLHGASLYEAASNDGAKHAEMAQSLEVYSSTAKLCAFVAYEYERCKEMAAAALAYKCMELAHMRVIYFKHSGANKDRNELLTALQMAPPGESPSSSASDVDNLNQGALDKLASGKGVNSPHVAGNHVIVAKNRANFLRLLSFAEDVNLAMEASRKSHSAFAAAKVSMVEAKHEDGISSIKRVLNFNFHDVQGLLRLVRLAMEAISH; from the exons ATGATTTCAGTTGGGAGAAGAGGGGATGATAGGGAggtattagggttagggtttggTGGTGGTAGTAGAAACGAAATGATGGAAGAGGAGAATGAACTTGAAGAAGGTGAAGCTTGTTTTTATCACCAGGAAGATGGTGGTAATGATAATGGTGATAATTTTGACCCAGATGTTGCTCTTTCATACCTA GATGACAAAGTTCGAGATGTCTTGGGGCATTTTCAAAAGGATTTTGAAGGTGGGGTTTCTGCGGAGAATTTGG GTGCAAAATTTGGTGGTTATGGTTCATTTTTGCCCACTCATCAGCGCTCTCCTTCCATCTGGACTCATCCAACTCCACAGAAAGTTCAGAACAATGGCACACCACCATCTCCAAACAATTTGCCCTTGGAG GGTACTCGTCAGAAATCCACAGTCCCATCAAGTGCGACTCTACCTGAGAAGCTAGGACAAGCCTCTACAAATGTTCTACCACCACTTATCTCAAGAGCCCCATCTGGCGAAAACTCATCCAAGAGAGATGCTCGCATATGTTCCATGGGCTCTGGGGAATTCACTTCCAAACAAGAAGCTGTCAACAGACTGAGCAATCCAACAGATCAGAAAACACTGAAAGTTCGGCTTAAAGTGGGTCCTCGCGATAGTATGACACAAACAATTTACAGTGACTTCGGCCTTGACATCTCTCCATCCTCTTCGCTCGAGGACAGTCCGGTTGAAAGTGGAGGGTTTTCTCCTGAATCTCAAAGCACACCTGAGAAATCACCCACAAGTATACTTCAG CTGATGACGTCTTTCCCAGTTGCGGGTGGCTCTTTATTGTCTCCACTTTCTGATAGTCTTGTGAACTTGATGGAAAGGGATAATCTTCGGAAATACAGTAGGCCTGGCATTGCATGGAAAATTAAAGAAGAGGGATCTAGCTTGCTTGAAGATGAGCCTCATTTTACGAGAGGGGAGGAGAAAGTTTCcggagaaaagaaaatgaaatcgcTTGAGAAAAGTGGTAGGCTCATGGGACTGAAGAACGGGCATAGTAAGGATGCAGGAAATGATATTAGTGCACTTTTAAAAAAAGAAATAGACATGGAGACCCCAGCAGGCAAGGAACTTGTGTCTAACCCATTGAAGCTTCCCATTCTTTCCAGTTCACAATCTGCTACTGACTCAGGAAACGGCACTTCTAGGACATATGATATGGCAAGGGAGGTCCATAAGTATACTTTGAAGGAAAAACCTTTTTCCTCTGATCATCCAAAGGATGAAGTGCGAGATTCATTGGGAAGGCAGGATGTGAACCGGGTTGGAAAGCGTAATGCAAATAGCTTGTTTGACGAAGTTTCCGAAGATAAAAACTTAAGATCTAGTAATGATGTCCCGGATCTCTTAAGGAAAGATCATAAGAAGAAATCCGACAAAAGTGATAACTCTGTGCCATGTGATGGTGTAAAGGGAAGGAAGGATGTTAGTGGTGAACCCACCGATCGAGCAAAGGAGAAGGTTAGCAGGAAAGCTACATCATTGGATCGTAATGGGACTAAAATGGCTCATGGGAAGGACCAGTTGTCATCTAAGGGAAGAAAGAAATCCAAGGGAAGTGAAAAGAACGGAAACCTGTCTAGGGACTTCCATAAAGAATGTTTAAAGGTTGGTTCTTCGGCTACATTAAAAGATAATCAGAAGATTGATGGTGATATTCAAACTGAAGCTAAGCTAGAGGGTAATACAGCACACAAGGATTTAGGTCAGAGCAGAGAAAGCCATAGAGATTACGCTGCGGATGTTAAAAAGGAACCTGCAGAGGGTTTGCTGGAAACACCTTTTAGAGATAGACCTAACGAAATTAAGTCCGAGGTCGGTGAGAAAGAAACCCACTCATATGCTGGAAAATCAAAAGAGAGACCAAGTGGTAAGAAGGTTGATGTCTTGGAGGCCAGTCCTAAGGGGGCTCCATCCGTTGCTTACCGTTCAACACTAAACGTTCCTGGTAGTGATCCAGTTCCTCCTGTGGTGCCTCCGCTAGTTATAGAAGAATGGGTTTGCTGTGACAAGTGTGAGAAGTGGCGTCTACTACCATTTGGTATGAACCCGAGCCAGCTACCCAAAAAGTGGTTGTGTACTATGCTCACGTGGCT GCCTGGAATGAACAAATGTACTTTCACTGAAGACGAAACAACCAGTGCACTGTATGCCACTGTACTTAATTCTCAGAATAATCCTCTCACTCGGCCGTCTATAGTTGCTTCAGGAGTGGCATTGTCTGAAGCGCAGAATCCTGACCTTATCCGCCAAGAGAACAGTGTCCATTCGATGCCTACTGTTGGAAATAAAAAACCAAAAGATAGATCCAATGCAGCAGGTAGTTATACGGGTCTGATACCTCCGTCAGATCTTACCAGAAAGGACCAACAGGCATCTAATAGAGGCAGGAGCTTAAATGAGGCAAACCTCATCTCCTTGGAGTCCAATCAAGGAAACAAAGGTGGGTTTCAGCAAGTAAGTAAATCAAGCGACTCAGGGGGTGAAAAACAAACACAGAGATCAAAGGAGAAGCGCAAACTGGATAGAg GTGATTCTTTCAAGCATTTAAAAGTAAAAAGCAAACGGGAAACTGACAATGATGGATATAAAGCTGTTAAGAAACTAAAAGCTGAAGGCTTATCTAGTACTTGCGAGGATTGGAATTTGGATAATGGTGGTACTGGGAAGATGAATCCAAACTCAAACAATGGGTTACCAGAGAGGCTGAGCGAAAAGAATGTGGAGATACACGACGAATATCCAAAGGAGAAGCATATGCAGGTCTCTTTGGATGGTGGCATCCTGGATATGGGAAAATCTGGTACAAAGGATGTTGTTGGTAAGAAAAGAAAAGCTACAGATTGGCAGGAGAGTCAGTCCTATCCGCCAGAAACGATTCTACACCATACAAATCACCATGTCCAGGATAATAAAGCATCTGCAGTTAAAGAGATGACTAGTGAGAGTGAACGCAGGAAGGAAAAGAAGGCTAAAGTGCACAAGTCTGACAGAAAGGAGTCCAGAACTAGCAAAGGTGGTGATAGAACAGATAAAAAGGGGAAAACTTCCCGAATCGTCATGACAGGTGGTAGAGATCTAGTAGGGAATGCAAGAGAAGAGGAGAGTCGAGGGCCCATCAAGGACCAACAACTCGGATATGAAAGAGAGAAAACAATCTCTCACCGAACCCAGGATGGTGTAGATTCATTGAAAAGAGATATTGGATACGGACAATCATCTGCTGCTTCTACTTCAAGCTCTTCTAAGGTTTCAGGCTCCCAGAAAAGTAAAGCCAACTTCCCGGAGGTCAAGGGATCCCCTGTAGAGtcggtttcttcttctcctttgagAATTTCTAACActgataagagaaggaaagatGATGCAAGAAATAATTGTAGCCCTAAGAGATGCTCAGATGGCATAGGGGATGATGATAGCAATAGGTCAGGGACAGTAAGAAAGGATAAAGCTTCATCTGTTGTGCATCGTGAATCGGTGGAGTCATCTGTTCTTGGTTATCAGGGAAGGGATGCCAACCACGTGTCTGTTGGCAATGCAAGTCCTTCTTATAAACGCGACCATCGTCTGGGTGTTGGTGGTGTTGATTCCTTAGACCAACATAACCAGTATTCAGGTGAACCGACTGGTAAGGAGCACCGGTATGATGAGGTGAGAGTGAACAGCAATCACCGCTATGCTAatgggtctcttccaaagaagtcTGCAAAAACTTCCTCTTCGAGGTCTGAAGACCAGACAAAAGTTTCAAAATTTGATTTGGGTAAAGGTAAAAACAAAGTCCCCAATTTATTCAATGAGCAAGAGGAGTTGCATTCGTCAAACCACTCAAGGTATGTGGATATAGAAGTGAACAACCGCACACCTCATCAGGGGGAACCAAGAGACATAAATAGTAACCTCCAACACAAAACCGGTGTTCAGCCTTCAAAGGATGAGCTTAATTTATCGGACAAAAAATCTGCAGGAAAGTGGTCAAGTGAAGTTAGAAGAGAGAGATTGTCTAAAGTG GACCATGAAACTGAAAAAGTCACTAATCAGATTTATCCAGAAAGAGCTGAGCAAATAGACATAGTTTCTGGGAAAGGTAAGTCTCAACTGTTACCACATTCTGGAGATAAACAGGAAACACTTTCACGGTGTCCCAGACCGGTAGCTGGACCTTCAGGTGGAGGTGATGCATCTAAAGTGCCAAAACAACTGAGAAGGCCTGATAACCAAAATGGTACCCATCACAGTAGTTTGAAAAATTGCACAATTAATGGCTCTGTGAATGATCGTAATGCCCCTAGTCCAGCTCGAAAGGACCCCACAACTCAGGCTGCTTCAAATGCCTTGAGAGAAGCCAAGGACCTCAAGCACTCAGCTGATCGTGTTAAG AACTTCGGGTCCATTCTTGAAACTACCGGGCTATACTTCCAGGCTGCGTTGAAGTTTCTTCATGGGGCCTCGCTTTATGAAGCTGCCAGCAATGACGGTGCTAAACATGCGGAGATGGCTCAGTCACTGGAGGTGTATAGCAGCACTGCTAAACTCTGCGC GTTTGTCGCTTACGAGTATGAAAGATGCAAGGAAATGGCTGCTGCTGCTCTAGCTTACAAGTGCATGGAGTTGGCGCACATGAGGGTTATTTATTTCAAACATTCGGGTGCAAACAAAGATCGAAATGAGTTGCTAACGGCTCTACAAATGGCTCCTCCAG GTGAATCTCCATCATCATCTGCGTCGGATGTTGATAACTTAAACCAGGGAGCGCTGGACAAGCTTGCTTCAGGCAAGGGTGTGAACTCTCCCCATGTTGCTGGAAATCATGTCATCGTAGCTAAAAACCGCGCCAACTTTTTGCGATTGCTTAGTTTT GCGGAGGATGTAAACCTTGCAATGGAGGCCTCGAGAAAGTCACATAGTGCTTTTGCAGCTGCGAAAGTTAGCATGGTAGAGGCAAAACATGAGGATGGTATCTCTTCCATAAAAAGGGTCCTCAATTTCAACTTCCATGATGTACAGGGGTTACTACGTCTTGTACGACTAGCTATGGAAGCCATTAGCCATTGA